One segment of Hippopotamus amphibius kiboko isolate mHipAmp2 chromosome 2, mHipAmp2.hap2, whole genome shotgun sequence DNA contains the following:
- the NOP9 gene encoding nucleolar protein 9 isoform X1: protein MGLGPRSPHQAERRFLAGGKRARGAKGTGRPPPGRRRPPCPPPGGPSEQAPDVRPHLSPEALGYFRRALSALKEASETAEERELMVHNVLKEVEAQALALATNRAGSEMLQELLGFSPVKPLCRVLAALQPNLRFVACHRCGVHVLQSALLQLPRLRGSPAEEEEAEEEEDGKDGSLETLEELVLGLAAEVCDDFLFYCGDTHGSFVVRTLLQVLGGTLLESERARPRGSQSSEARRAPSRECKPTDFEVPETFLNCLQNLSSCFLKDIAVFITDKISSFCLQVALQVLHRKLPQFCAHLCSAVIDYLSSRNSSADGSPLLLFLRDQTSSRLLEQVLLVSEPPRLQSLFEDHFQGQLQTLAAHPIANFPLQRFLDAVTTAELLSPVFEELSPALEAVLAQGHPGVVIALVGACRRVGTHQAQVLQLLLEAFHCAEPSSRQVACVPLFAALMAYEVYYGLAEEEGAVPTEHQVEVAVTRELGEVTVLGSLLLQHLLHFSSPGLILRSLGALTGPQLLTLAQNPAGSHVLDAVLTSPSVTRKQRHRVLRILKGQYVALACSRHGSRVLDAIWSAAALGARKEIATELASRRRRRMSVCYRPPGNETLLSWKTSRATGTAFLLLAALLGLPGNGFVVWSLAGWRPARGRPLAATLVLHLALADGAALLLTPLFVTFLSRQAWPLGQAGCKAVYYVCALSMYASVLLTGLLSLQRCLAVTRPFLAPRLRSPALARRLLLAVWLAALVLASPAAVYRHLWAGRVCQLCHPSPAHAAAHLSLETLTAFVLPFGLVLGCYSVTLARLRGARWGARRHGTRVGRLVRAIVLAFGLLWAPYHAVNVLQALAALAPPGGALARLGGAGQAARAGTTALAFFSSSVNPVLYLFTAGHLLPRAGPRFLTRLFEGSGGGGRSREGTMELRATPRLKVVGQGRGNGDPGGGAEKDSQGWDA, encoded by the exons ATGGGGCTGGGTCCGCGTTCCCCCCACCAGGCGGAGCGCCGCTTCCTAGCTGGCGGTAAACGAGCGCGCGGGGCCAAGGGCACGGGGCGCCCCCCACCAGGCCGCCGGCGACCACCCTGCCCACCTCCGGGTGGGCCCTCGGAGCAGGCTCCAGATGTGCGCCCTCACCTGAGCCCGGAAGCTCTGGGGTATTTCCGCCGGGCGCTGTCAGCGCTGAAGGAGGCCTCCGAGACGGCAGAGGAACGAG AGCTGATGGTGCACAATGTTTTGAAAGAAGTGGAGGCTCAGGCCCTAGCCTTGGCCACAAACAGGGCTGGTAGTGAGATGCTGCAGGAACTGTTGGGGTTCAGCCCCGTGAAACCGCTGTGTCGAGTGTTGGCTGCTCTGCAGCCCAACTTGCGCTTTGTGGCCTGTCATCGATGTGGGGTGCATGTATTGCAAAGTGCTTTGCTGCAGCTGCCTCGATTGCGAGGGAgccctgcagaggaggaggaggcagaggaggaggaggatgggaaggatGGTTCTTTGGAGACCCTGGAGGAGCTGGTCCTGGGACTAGCTGCTGAGGTGtgtgatgattttcttttctactgtGGAGACACACATGGCAGCTTCGTGGTCAGAACTTTGCTGCAGGTATTGGGAGGGACTCTTCTGGAGTCTGAGAGAGCCAGGCCCCGTGGCTCCCAGTCATCTG AAGCACGAAGGGCCCCATCTCGGGAATGTAAGCCAACTGATTTCGAGGTCCCTGAAACCTTCTTGAATTGCCTTCAGAACCTGAGCTCCTGCTTTCTGAAGGACATTGCTG TGTTTATCACTGACAAAATCTCCAGCTTCTGCCTTCAAGTGGCCTTACAGGTCTTACACCGCAAGCTGCCCCAGTTTTGTGCCCACCTCTGCAGTGCTGTGATTGACTATCTGAGTAGCCGCAATTCCTCAGCAGATGGCAG CCCCCTGCTGCTGTTTCTGCGAGATCAGACGAGCTCCAGACTCCTGGAGCAGGTGCTGCTGGTGTCGGAGCCCCCAAGGCTCCAGAGTCTCTTTGAGGATCACTTCCAGGGACAGCTGCAGACCCTGGCTGCACATCCTATTGCCAACTTCCCTTTGCAGCGGTTCCTGGATGCTGTCACCACTGCTGAGCTG CTGTCACCCGTGTTTGAAGAGCTAAGCCCTGCCCTGGAAGCTGTGCTGGCTCAGGGTCACCCAGGGGTAGTCATCGCCCTGGTCGGGGCGTGCCGCAGAGTTGGGACCCACCAGGCCCAGGTCCTGCAGCTGTTGTTggag GCATTCCACTGTGCGGAGCCCTCTTCCCGGCAAGTGGCCTGTGTTCCTCTCTTTGCTGCTTTGATGGCTTATGAGGTGTACTATGGACTggcggaggaggagggggcagtgccCACGGAGCACCAG GTGGAAGTGGCCGTCACCAGGGAGCTGGGGGAAGTGACAGTCCTTGGGTCTTTATTGCTCCAGCATTTGCTGCACTTCTCCAGTCCTGGTCTTATACTTCGAAGTCTGGGTGCCTTGACAGGACCACAGCTTCTAACTCTGGCCCAGAACCCTGCCGGTTCCCATGTGCTTGATGCTGTCCTGACCAGCCCCTCTGTGACGCGCAAGCAGCGCCACCGGGTGCTGAGGATCCTGAAG GGACAATATGTGGCTCTGGCCTGTAGTCGCCATGGCAGCCGTGTGCTGGATGCCATCTGGAGTGCAGCAGCCTTGGGGGCCCGGAAGGAAATTGCTACTGAGCTGG CCTCCCGCAGGCGCCGAAGGATGTCGGTCTGCTACCGTCCGCCGGGGAACGAGACGCTGCTGAGCTGGAAGACCTCGCGGGCCACAGGCACGGCCTTCCTGCTGCTGGCGGCGCTGCTGGGGCTGCCCGGCAACGGCTTCGTGGTGTGGAGCCTGGCGGGCTGGCGGCCCGCGCGGGGGCGGCCGCTGGCGGCCACGCTGGTGCTGCACCTGGCGCTGGCCGACGGCGCGGCGCTGCTGCTGACGCCGCTCTTCGTGACCTTCCTGAGCCGGCAGGCCTGGCCGCTGGGCCAGGCGGGCTGCAAGGCCGTGTACTACGTGTGCGCGCTCAGCATGTACGCCAGCGTGCTGCTCACCGGCCTGCTCAGCCTGCAGCGCTGCCTCGCCGTCACCCGGCCCTTCCTGGCGCCCCGGCTGCGCAGCCCCGCCCTGGCCCGCCGCCTGCTGCTGGCCGTCTGGCTGGCCGCCCTGGTGCTCGCCAGCCCGGCCGCCGTCTACCGCCACCTCTGGGCGGGCCGCGTGTGCCAGCTGTGCCATCCGTCGCCCGCGCACGCCGCCGCCCACCTGAGCCTGGAGACCCTGACCGCCTTCGTGCTGCCCTTCGGGCTGGTGCTCGGCTGCTACAGCGTGACGCTGGCGCGGCTGCGGGGCGCCCGCTGGGGCGCCCGGCGGCACGGGACGCGGGTGGGCCGGCTGGTGCGCGCCATCGTGCTGGCCTTCGGCTTGCTCTGGGCCCCCTACCACGCCGTCAACGTGCTGCAGGCGCTGGCCGCGCTGGCTCCGCCCGGAGGGGCCCTGGCGAGGCTGGGCGGGGCGGGCCAGGCGGCGCGAGCCGGAACCACGGCCCTGGCCTTCTTCAGCTCCAGCGTCAACCCGGTGCTCTACCTCTTCACCGCCGGGCATCTACTGCCCCGGGCGGGTCCCCGCTTCCTCACGCGGCTCTTTGAGGGCTCCGGAGGCGGCGGCCGCTCTAGGGAGGGCACCATGGAGCTCCGAGCTACCCCTCGGCTCAAAGTGGTGGGGCAGGGCCGCGGCAATGGAGAccctgggggcggggcggagaAGGACAGTCAGGGATGGGACGCTTGA
- the NOP9 gene encoding nucleolar protein 9 isoform X3, whose amino-acid sequence MSVCYRPPGNETLLSWKTSRATGTAFLLLAALLGLPGNGFVVWSLAGWRPARGRPLAATLVLHLALADGAALLLTPLFVTFLSRQAWPLGQAGCKAVYYVCALSMYASVLLTGLLSLQRCLAVTRPFLAPRLRSPALARRLLLAVWLAALVLASPAAVYRHLWAGRVCQLCHPSPAHAAAHLSLETLTAFVLPFGLVLGCYSVTLARLRGARWGARRHGTRVGRLVRAIVLAFGLLWAPYHAVNVLQALAALAPPGGALARLGGAGQAARAGTTALAFFSSSVNPVLYLFTAGHLLPRAGPRFLTRLFEGSGGGGRSREGTMELRATPRLKVVGQGRGNGDPGGGAEKDSQGWDA is encoded by the coding sequence ATGTCGGTCTGCTACCGTCCGCCGGGGAACGAGACGCTGCTGAGCTGGAAGACCTCGCGGGCCACAGGCACGGCCTTCCTGCTGCTGGCGGCGCTGCTGGGGCTGCCCGGCAACGGCTTCGTGGTGTGGAGCCTGGCGGGCTGGCGGCCCGCGCGGGGGCGGCCGCTGGCGGCCACGCTGGTGCTGCACCTGGCGCTGGCCGACGGCGCGGCGCTGCTGCTGACGCCGCTCTTCGTGACCTTCCTGAGCCGGCAGGCCTGGCCGCTGGGCCAGGCGGGCTGCAAGGCCGTGTACTACGTGTGCGCGCTCAGCATGTACGCCAGCGTGCTGCTCACCGGCCTGCTCAGCCTGCAGCGCTGCCTCGCCGTCACCCGGCCCTTCCTGGCGCCCCGGCTGCGCAGCCCCGCCCTGGCCCGCCGCCTGCTGCTGGCCGTCTGGCTGGCCGCCCTGGTGCTCGCCAGCCCGGCCGCCGTCTACCGCCACCTCTGGGCGGGCCGCGTGTGCCAGCTGTGCCATCCGTCGCCCGCGCACGCCGCCGCCCACCTGAGCCTGGAGACCCTGACCGCCTTCGTGCTGCCCTTCGGGCTGGTGCTCGGCTGCTACAGCGTGACGCTGGCGCGGCTGCGGGGCGCCCGCTGGGGCGCCCGGCGGCACGGGACGCGGGTGGGCCGGCTGGTGCGCGCCATCGTGCTGGCCTTCGGCTTGCTCTGGGCCCCCTACCACGCCGTCAACGTGCTGCAGGCGCTGGCCGCGCTGGCTCCGCCCGGAGGGGCCCTGGCGAGGCTGGGCGGGGCGGGCCAGGCGGCGCGAGCCGGAACCACGGCCCTGGCCTTCTTCAGCTCCAGCGTCAACCCGGTGCTCTACCTCTTCACCGCCGGGCATCTACTGCCCCGGGCGGGTCCCCGCTTCCTCACGCGGCTCTTTGAGGGCTCCGGAGGCGGCGGCCGCTCTAGGGAGGGCACCATGGAGCTCCGAGCTACCCCTCGGCTCAAAGTGGTGGGGCAGGGCCGCGGCAATGGAGAccctgggggcggggcggagaAGGACAGTCAGGGATGGGACGCTTGA
- the CIDEB gene encoding lipid transferase CIDEB, producing the protein MEYFSALNPSGLLRSVSNMSSDLGRRVWTSAPPPQRPFRVCDHKRTTRKGLTAATRQELLDKALETLMLSGVLTLVLEEDGTTVESEDFFQLLEDDTCLMVLELGQSWSPSRSGVLSYGLGREKPKHSKDIARITFDVYKRNPRDLFGSLNIKATFYGLYSMSCDIQGLGPKKILRELLRWASALLQGLGHMLLGISSTLRHAVEGTERWQRQGRLRAY; encoded by the exons ATGGAGTACTTCTCTGCCCTGAACCCCAGCGGCCTGCTCAG GTCCGTATCCAACATGAGCTCCGATCTGGGCCGTAGGGTCTGGACCTCGGCTCCACCACCCCAGCGACCTTTCCGCGTCTGTGATCACAAGCGGACCACCCGGAAGGGCCTGACGGCCGCCACCCGCCAAGAACTGCTAGACAAG GCATTGGAGACTCTGATGCTGAGTGGAGTGCTAACGCTGGTGCTGGAGGAGGATGGGACCACAGTGGAGAGTGAGGACTTCTTCCAGTTGCTGGAGGATGACACATGCCTGATGGTGCTGGAGTTGGGACAGAGCTGGAGCCCCAGCAGG AGTGGGGTGCTGTCATATGGCCTGGGTCGggagaagcccaagcacagcaaggACATCGCCCGCATCACCTTCGACGTATACAAGCGAAACCCTCGAGACCTCTTTGGCAGCCTGAACATCAAAGCCACGTTCTACGGGCTCTACTCCATGAGCTGTGACATTCAAGGACTTGGCCCAAAGAAAATACTCAG GGAGCTGCTCCGATGGGCCTCCGCACTGCTGCAAGGCCTGGGCCACATGCTGCTAGGAATCTCCTCCACCCTTCGTCATGCAGTGGAAGGGACGGAGCGGTGGCAGCGGCAGGGTCGCCTCCGCGCCTACTGA
- the NOP9 gene encoding nucleolar protein 9 isoform X2, producing the protein MGLGPRSPHQAERRFLAGGKRARGAKGTGRPPPGRRRPPCPPPGGPSEQAPDVRPHLSPEALGYFRRALSALKEASETAEERELMVHNVLKEVEAQALALATNRAGSEMLQELLGFSPVKPLCRVLAALQPNLRFVACHRCGVHVLQSALLQLPRLRGSPAEEEEAEEEEDGKDGSLETLEELVLGLAAEVCDDFLFYCGDTHGSFVVRTLLQVLGGTLLESERARPRGSQSSEARRAPSRECKPTDFEVPETFLNCLQNLSSCFLKDIAVFITDKISSFCLQVALQVLHRKLPQFCAHLCSAVIDYLSSRNSSADGSPLLLFLRDQTSSRLLEQVLLVSEPPRLQSLFEDHFQGQLQTLAAHPIANFPLQRFLDAVTTAELLSPVFEELSPALEAVLAQGHPGVVIALVGACRRVGTHQAQVLQLLLEAFHCAEPSSRQVACVPLFAALMAYEVYYGLAEEEGAVPTEHQVEVAVTRELGEVTVLGSLLLQHLLHFSSPGLILRSLGALTGPQLLTLAQNPAGSHVLDAVLTSPSVTRKQRHRVLRILKGQYVALACSRHGSRVLDAIWSAAALGARKEIATELGERNQELIRDPFGHHVARNVALTTFLKRREAWEQQQGVVAKRRRALDSILED; encoded by the exons ATGGGGCTGGGTCCGCGTTCCCCCCACCAGGCGGAGCGCCGCTTCCTAGCTGGCGGTAAACGAGCGCGCGGGGCCAAGGGCACGGGGCGCCCCCCACCAGGCCGCCGGCGACCACCCTGCCCACCTCCGGGTGGGCCCTCGGAGCAGGCTCCAGATGTGCGCCCTCACCTGAGCCCGGAAGCTCTGGGGTATTTCCGCCGGGCGCTGTCAGCGCTGAAGGAGGCCTCCGAGACGGCAGAGGAACGAG AGCTGATGGTGCACAATGTTTTGAAAGAAGTGGAGGCTCAGGCCCTAGCCTTGGCCACAAACAGGGCTGGTAGTGAGATGCTGCAGGAACTGTTGGGGTTCAGCCCCGTGAAACCGCTGTGTCGAGTGTTGGCTGCTCTGCAGCCCAACTTGCGCTTTGTGGCCTGTCATCGATGTGGGGTGCATGTATTGCAAAGTGCTTTGCTGCAGCTGCCTCGATTGCGAGGGAgccctgcagaggaggaggaggcagaggaggaggaggatgggaaggatGGTTCTTTGGAGACCCTGGAGGAGCTGGTCCTGGGACTAGCTGCTGAGGTGtgtgatgattttcttttctactgtGGAGACACACATGGCAGCTTCGTGGTCAGAACTTTGCTGCAGGTATTGGGAGGGACTCTTCTGGAGTCTGAGAGAGCCAGGCCCCGTGGCTCCCAGTCATCTG AAGCACGAAGGGCCCCATCTCGGGAATGTAAGCCAACTGATTTCGAGGTCCCTGAAACCTTCTTGAATTGCCTTCAGAACCTGAGCTCCTGCTTTCTGAAGGACATTGCTG TGTTTATCACTGACAAAATCTCCAGCTTCTGCCTTCAAGTGGCCTTACAGGTCTTACACCGCAAGCTGCCCCAGTTTTGTGCCCACCTCTGCAGTGCTGTGATTGACTATCTGAGTAGCCGCAATTCCTCAGCAGATGGCAG CCCCCTGCTGCTGTTTCTGCGAGATCAGACGAGCTCCAGACTCCTGGAGCAGGTGCTGCTGGTGTCGGAGCCCCCAAGGCTCCAGAGTCTCTTTGAGGATCACTTCCAGGGACAGCTGCAGACCCTGGCTGCACATCCTATTGCCAACTTCCCTTTGCAGCGGTTCCTGGATGCTGTCACCACTGCTGAGCTG CTGTCACCCGTGTTTGAAGAGCTAAGCCCTGCCCTGGAAGCTGTGCTGGCTCAGGGTCACCCAGGGGTAGTCATCGCCCTGGTCGGGGCGTGCCGCAGAGTTGGGACCCACCAGGCCCAGGTCCTGCAGCTGTTGTTggag GCATTCCACTGTGCGGAGCCCTCTTCCCGGCAAGTGGCCTGTGTTCCTCTCTTTGCTGCTTTGATGGCTTATGAGGTGTACTATGGACTggcggaggaggagggggcagtgccCACGGAGCACCAG GTGGAAGTGGCCGTCACCAGGGAGCTGGGGGAAGTGACAGTCCTTGGGTCTTTATTGCTCCAGCATTTGCTGCACTTCTCCAGTCCTGGTCTTATACTTCGAAGTCTGGGTGCCTTGACAGGACCACAGCTTCTAACTCTGGCCCAGAACCCTGCCGGTTCCCATGTGCTTGATGCTGTCCTGACCAGCCCCTCTGTGACGCGCAAGCAGCGCCACCGGGTGCTGAGGATCCTGAAG GGACAATATGTGGCTCTGGCCTGTAGTCGCCATGGCAGCCGTGTGCTGGATGCCATCTGGAGTGCAGCAGCCTTGGGGGCCCGGAAGGAAATTGCTACTGAGCTGG GGGAGCGGAACCAGGAGCTGATAAGAGACCCTTTTGGCCACCATGTGGCTCGAAACGTGGCTCTGACTACGTTCCTGAAGCGGCGAGAGGCTTGGGAACAGCAGCAGGGAGTGGTGGCCAAGCGGAGGCGGGCCTTGGACTCAATACTTGAAGACTGA
- the DHRS1 gene encoding dehydrogenase/reductase SDR family member 1 isoform X2, translated as MPAPMKGQVCVVTGASRGIGRGIALQLCQAGATVYITGRHKDTLQATAQEAQSQGGRCVPVVCDSSQESEVRSLFEQVDREQQGRLDVLVNNAYAGVQAILNNTKKAFWESPASIWDDINNVGLRGHYLCSVYGARLMVPAGRGLIVVISSIGGLQYLFNVPYGVGKAACDRLAADCAQELRHHGVSYVSLWPGLVQTELLKDHMMKEENTTDPLVKQLKFNFSSAETTEMSGKCVVALATGHLICLCAHRPQHPEPEREGAALL; from the exons ATGCCAGCTCCCATGAAGGGCCAAGTGTGCGTGGTTACTGGTGCTTCCAGGGGTATTGGCCGGGGCATCGCTTTGCAGCTCTGCCAAGCAGGTGCCACAGTTTACATCACTGGCCGCCATAAGGACACGTTGCAGGCCACTGCTCAGGAG GCACAATCCCAAGGGGGCCGGTGTGTGCCTGTGGTGTGTGATTCAAGCCAGGAGAGTGAAGTGCGAAGCCTGTTTGAGCAGGTGGATCGAGAACAGCAGGGGCGTCTGGATGTGCTGGTCAACAACGCCTATGCTGGGGTCCAG GCGATCCTGAACAACACGAAAAAGGCATTCTGGGAAAGCCCCGCCTCCATTTGGGATGATATCAACAACGTCGGACTCAG AGGCCACTACTTGTGCTCAGTGTATGGGGCACGGCTGATGGTACCAGCTGGCCGGGGGCTCATCGTGGTCATCTCGTCTATTGGGGGGTTGCAATATCTCTTCAACGTTCCCTATGGTGTGGGCAAAGCTGCG TGCGACAGGCTGGCTGCTGACTGTGCCCAGGAGCTGCGGCACCACGGGGTCAGCTACGTGTCTCTGTGGCCAGGATTGGTGCAGACAGAACTGCTGAAGGACCATATGATGAAGGAGGAGAACACTACCGATCCCCTGGTTAAGCAG CTCAAATTTAATTTCTCATCTGCGGAGACCACAGAAATGAGTGGCAAATGTGTAGTGGCCTTGGCAACAG